Proteins from a genomic interval of Desulfurobacterium sp. TC5-1:
- the folP gene encoding dihydropteroate synthase: MFVTIRKFTKSKLKEFLLTIGNTPEGADILSKKGILYTFVIEGIDTRAANILKQDAIASGGDCALPREASSFTCKTCTAVLIGSLRTIEKLLERMKKQPFGLKKLADEIKRLIEADSNTRFELKANGKTLSLEKPTIMGILNTTPDSFSDGGKWTTVDRALKHAEEMIEDGASIIDVGGESTRPGAEPVPLEEEMRRVVPVIEAIRKEFPGVFISVDTYKSKVAEEALNAGADIINDISGFHFDNRMAELVAERNVPAVLMHIKGTPRDMQKNPYYEDVIKELCQYFEETIKEAKEKGVKKEQIIIDPGIGFGKRLEDNLTILKRINEFKRFGVPILLGTSRKSFIKMVTGEENPEKRVAGSLASIVKGVLNGVKIVRVHDVKETKQFLDILLAIEDA; this comes from the coding sequence ATGTTCGTAACAATAAGAAAATTTACAAAAAGTAAACTTAAAGAGTTCTTGCTTACCATCGGAAACACACCTGAAGGTGCCGACATTCTCTCAAAAAAGGGCATTCTATATACGTTTGTAATAGAAGGAATAGACACAAGGGCAGCCAACATTCTAAAGCAGGACGCAATAGCTTCAGGAGGCGACTGCGCCCTACCAAGAGAAGCTTCTTCTTTCACATGTAAAACGTGCACAGCTGTCCTTATCGGTTCTCTCAGAACTATTGAAAAACTCCTTGAAAGAATGAAAAAGCAACCTTTCGGACTTAAAAAACTTGCTGACGAAATAAAGAGGCTGATAGAGGCCGATTCCAACACAAGGTTTGAGCTTAAAGCAAACGGAAAAACGCTTTCTCTTGAAAAGCCTACAATCATGGGCATTTTGAACACGACCCCCGATTCCTTTTCTGACGGCGGGAAGTGGACAACCGTCGATAGAGCCCTGAAGCACGCGGAGGAAATGATAGAAGACGGAGCGTCAATAATTGACGTTGGCGGTGAATCTACAAGACCTGGCGCCGAACCTGTCCCACTTGAAGAAGAGATGAGAAGAGTTGTTCCAGTGATAGAAGCAATAAGAAAAGAGTTTCCGGGCGTTTTTATATCCGTTGACACTTACAAATCAAAAGTAGCGGAGGAAGCCTTAAACGCAGGTGCCGACATAATAAACGACATAAGCGGTTTCCACTTTGACAACAGAATGGCAGAACTGGTAGCTGAAAGAAACGTCCCGGCCGTTCTCATGCATATAAAAGGAACACCGAGAGACATGCAGAAAAACCCCTACTACGAAGACGTAATAAAAGAGTTATGCCAATACTTTGAAGAGACCATAAAAGAAGCTAAAGAGAAAGGGGTTAAAAAGGAACAGATAATCATAGACCCGGGAATAGGTTTTGGGAAGCGGCTTGAAGATAACCTTACAATTCTTAAAAGGATTAACGAATTCAAAAGGTTTGGCGTTCCAATTCTGCTTGGCACTTCAAGAAAAAGTTTCATAAAAATGGTAACAGGCGAAGAAAATCCGGAAAAAAGAGTCGCCGGCTCTTTAGCCTCAATAGTTAAAGGCGTTTTAAACGGTGTGAAAATTGTAAGAGTTCACGATGTAAAAGAGACGAAGCAGTTTTTAGACATACTACTTGCCATAGAGGACGCTTAA
- the cdaA gene encoding diadenylate cyclase CdaA, whose protein sequence is MLNILPQITIRDLIDIGLVSFLIYRVLIYLSKTRAIQILFGIMTIVMLSVLARILDLYTLSFLLNNVLTIGIFALIVIFQPEIRKLLARLGEGQMGLFAQRYEAEKVIDEIVRASATMSEDKIGALIVIERDVKTDSYAEAGTEIDGEVSKELLITIFWPGTPLHDGAVIVREDRIKKAGVFLPLTLNTKLPQVVGTRHRAAMGITEETDAIAVIVSEETGNISIAYHGKLIKNLEPQRLKRILKSLLVKEIETKNALKELLTTFLKGENAEKDS, encoded by the coding sequence ATGCTAAACATTCTACCTCAAATAACAATCAGGGACCTGATAGATATAGGACTTGTCTCTTTCCTTATATACAGAGTTTTAATCTATCTATCCAAAACGCGGGCGATACAGATCCTCTTTGGAATAATGACAATCGTTATGTTAAGCGTCCTGGCAAGAATCCTCGACCTCTACACTCTTTCTTTCCTCTTGAACAATGTTCTAACCATCGGAATATTTGCCCTCATCGTGATATTCCAGCCTGAAATAAGAAAACTGCTTGCAAGACTTGGCGAAGGGCAGATGGGACTGTTTGCCCAGAGATACGAAGCAGAAAAGGTCATTGACGAAATTGTCAGGGCTTCTGCCACCATGTCAGAGGACAAAATAGGAGCGCTAATAGTCATTGAAAGAGACGTAAAGACGGACAGCTACGCAGAAGCCGGAACAGAAATTGACGGTGAGGTATCAAAAGAACTGCTAATAACGATATTCTGGCCGGGAACGCCGCTACATGACGGCGCAGTCATTGTAAGGGAAGACAGGATAAAAAAGGCCGGCGTCTTTTTACCATTAACGTTAAACACCAAACTTCCACAGGTGGTGGGAACAAGGCACAGAGCAGCTATGGGAATAACGGAAGAGACCGATGCAATAGCCGTTATCGTTTCTGAAGAAACGGGAAACATATCAATAGCTTACCATGGAAAACTGATTAAAAACCTTGAACCCCAGAGGTTGAAAAGAATCTTGAAGTCACTTCTTGTAAAAGAGATAGAAACGAAAAATGCGCTGAAAGAACTACTTACCACTTTTTTGAAGGGCGAAAATGCTGAAAAAGATAGTTGA
- the glmM gene encoding phosphoglucosamine mutase: MPKKKLFGTDGIRGVANEFPLTCEMTQKIGVAAGCYLKAKYPDKKHTVVIGKDTRASSDMIISALISGLTATGIDVTYLGTTTTPSISYMVKNFSLSMGIMVSASHNPAEYNGIKFFNREGKKFSEMEEASLELVIFNKYELPKASALEIGRIFDGRGLLESYAKFLEEAGTYLAGLRIALDCANGAAYMIAPEVFKALGAKVFIYNAEPDGLNINRNCGATHPEFLAEKVKEIKADVGFAFDGDADRCVAVDEKGNIIDGDEIIALLSDYFGESEPVVATVMSNLGLEKYIRSKGIEFYRTPVGDRHVSEKMEEVGAIIGGEQSGHIIIRRFMETGDGVLTAILLASILKKSGKTFSELTNVFKKYPQKLVNLKVKEKKPIDRLEEVKKAIADAELTLEDRGRILVRYSGTEPLVRIMVEAESEDLIEKTISTIEEAFKREGIVEE; this comes from the coding sequence ATGCCGAAGAAGAAACTTTTTGGAACTGATGGTATCCGCGGCGTGGCAAACGAATTTCCTTTAACCTGTGAAATGACGCAAAAAATCGGCGTGGCAGCAGGATGCTACCTTAAAGCCAAGTATCCCGACAAAAAACATACAGTTGTGATTGGAAAAGACACCCGCGCCTCTTCTGATATGATAATTTCAGCCCTCATATCAGGACTGACCGCTACAGGCATTGACGTTACGTATCTTGGAACGACAACAACACCTTCTATTTCATACATGGTGAAAAACTTTTCCCTATCAATGGGCATTATGGTCTCTGCATCCCACAACCCCGCAGAGTACAACGGTATAAAGTTCTTTAATCGGGAAGGAAAAAAGTTTTCAGAGATGGAAGAGGCCTCCCTCGAGCTTGTAATATTCAACAAGTACGAACTTCCAAAAGCATCAGCTCTTGAAATAGGCAGAATCTTTGATGGAAGAGGACTTCTTGAAAGCTACGCAAAATTCCTTGAAGAAGCCGGAACATACCTTGCAGGACTTAGAATAGCCCTTGACTGTGCCAACGGTGCAGCCTACATGATAGCACCGGAAGTTTTTAAAGCTTTAGGCGCAAAAGTGTTCATTTACAACGCAGAACCTGACGGCCTCAATATAAACAGAAACTGCGGCGCTACACATCCTGAATTTCTCGCAGAAAAGGTAAAAGAGATAAAAGCAGATGTCGGATTTGCCTTTGACGGCGACGCTGACAGGTGTGTTGCAGTTGACGAAAAAGGAAACATTATAGACGGCGATGAAATAATAGCCCTTCTATCTGATTACTTTGGTGAATCAGAACCTGTTGTTGCAACGGTTATGAGCAATCTTGGACTTGAAAAATATATAAGGTCGAAAGGCATAGAGTTTTACAGAACACCTGTTGGCGACAGACACGTATCGGAAAAGATGGAAGAAGTAGGCGCTATCATAGGTGGTGAACAGTCCGGCCACATAATAATAAGAAGGTTCATGGAAACGGGCGACGGCGTTCTGACAGCAATCCTTCTTGCCTCAATTCTTAAAAAGAGCGGCAAAACGTTCAGTGAACTTACAAACGTGTTTAAAAAGTATCCCCAAAAGCTTGTAAACCTTAAAGTTAAAGAGAAAAAACCTATAGACAGGTTAGAAGAGGTCAAAAAGGCAATCGCCGATGCAGAACTTACACTTGAAGACAGGGGAAGGATCCTTGTAAGGTATTCGGGAACAGAACCTCTGGTCAGAATAATGGTGGAAGCCGAAAGTGAAGACCTGATAGAAAAAACCATTTCAACAATTGAAGAAGCATTTAAAAGAGAGGGCATTGTTGAAGAATAA
- the rsmA gene encoding 16S rRNA (adenine(1518)-N(6)/adenine(1519)-N(6))-dimethyltransferase RsmA yields the protein MKNKPPRLKKSLGQHFLKDRNIIKKIVDAAGIETDDTVVEIGPGGGALTEEILERNPQSLVCVEIDPEMVEFLKEKFKTRKNFTILNEDAKKFDLSQVGSNLKVLGNLPYNVSTAIIRNLLNYIDSVQTAIFMTQKEVAQRLTSTVGKDYGYLPALLQNFFKIEKLFDVPPGAFVPPPKVWSTVFKMTPLGFRMEEKELKKFESFLKKAFSNRRKKLKNNIGKPPSAELEEMFQKRAEEIPPTEMLSLFRKIRQIAPKQNF from the coding sequence TTGAAGAATAAACCTCCAAGACTTAAAAAATCCCTCGGACAGCACTTTTTAAAAGATAGAAACATCATAAAAAAGATAGTTGATGCCGCCGGGATAGAAACAGACGATACGGTCGTTGAAATAGGTCCCGGCGGCGGTGCCTTAACGGAAGAGATTTTAGAAAGAAACCCCCAATCCCTCGTATGCGTTGAAATAGACCCTGAAATGGTGGAATTTTTAAAAGAGAAGTTCAAAACCCGTAAAAACTTCACAATTTTAAACGAAGATGCAAAAAAATTTGACCTGTCACAGGTGGGAAGCAACCTGAAAGTTTTAGGCAACCTTCCCTACAATGTTTCCACCGCAATAATAAGAAACCTTTTAAACTACATTGACAGCGTTCAGACAGCCATCTTTATGACTCAAAAAGAGGTGGCACAAAGGCTAACCAGCACCGTGGGAAAAGATTACGGCTACCTGCCGGCGCTGCTTCAAAACTTTTTCAAAATAGAGAAACTTTTTGACGTCCCGCCTGGTGCCTTTGTTCCGCCGCCTAAAGTCTGGTCAACCGTTTTTAAGATGACCCCTTTAGGTTTTAGAATGGAAGAAAAAGAACTTAAAAAATTTGAAAGCTTTTTGAAAAAAGCCTTCTCAAACAGGCGGAAAAAGCTGAAAAACAACATAGGAAAACCGCCTTCAGCAGAATTGGAAGAGATGTTCCAAAAGAGAGCCGAAGAGATACCGCCAACTGAAATGCTGTCTCTTTTCAGAAAAATCCGGCAAATAGCACCGAAACAAAATTTTTAG
- a CDS encoding YifB family Mg chelatase-like AAA ATPase, translating into MVSNVKSYTLIGVNAVEVLVQVDAGRGMPGTIVVGLPDSAVKESRERVKAAIVNSGYPFPAKKIVINLAPADVKKEGTIYDLPISIGILVAQNIVSGKRLNEYLIAGELGLKGEIRKVKGALAAAILAKKKGYRGIILPSENAEESSLISGIEIIPIKHLSEAVAFLNDDIKIEPVKKNLTENNFSFAVDMSDIAGQYHAKRAVEIAAAGGHNILFVGPPGSGKTMLSRRIPTILPPMTEKEIIETTQIYSAAGMLSGIITKRPYRAPHHTVSDVALIGGGSSIRPGEVSLAHNGVLFLDEFPEFKRSALEALRQPIEDGEVTISRISGSITFPAKFMLVAAMNPCPCGFYGFEDGVHYCTCSPAQVKRYRSKVSGPILDRIDIHVSLPAVKPEELAKMEKGESSEKIRERVTKAHERQKERFKGLPFSFNGKMDSKAIKKFCKLTDKAEEILNRAVKTYALSARAYNRILKLSLTIADLDESDIIQPKHIIEALGFRENISAN; encoded by the coding sequence ATGGTTTCCAACGTTAAAAGCTACACGCTAATAGGTGTTAATGCAGTTGAGGTTCTGGTTCAGGTTGATGCCGGCAGAGGTATGCCGGGCACCATCGTTGTTGGACTTCCGGATTCTGCCGTAAAAGAAAGCAGAGAAAGGGTAAAAGCGGCAATCGTAAATTCGGGCTATCCCTTTCCTGCAAAGAAAATAGTGATAAATCTTGCGCCGGCAGATGTCAAAAAAGAGGGAACGATATACGACCTTCCGATATCAATCGGCATATTGGTGGCACAGAACATCGTTTCAGGCAAAAGGCTAAACGAATATCTGATAGCCGGCGAACTTGGTCTCAAAGGTGAGATAAGAAAAGTAAAAGGTGCCCTTGCTGCAGCTATACTTGCAAAAAAGAAAGGTTACAGAGGGATAATTTTACCTTCAGAAAACGCTGAAGAGTCTTCTTTAATAAGCGGCATTGAAATAATCCCGATTAAGCACCTTTCAGAAGCAGTTGCCTTTTTAAACGACGACATCAAAATAGAACCTGTTAAAAAAAACTTAACAGAAAATAACTTCAGCTTTGCCGTTGACATGTCAGACATTGCCGGCCAGTATCACGCCAAAAGAGCCGTTGAAATAGCGGCAGCCGGCGGGCACAACATACTTTTCGTAGGACCGCCGGGCTCAGGAAAAACAATGCTTTCAAGGAGAATCCCGACAATACTGCCGCCAATGACAGAAAAGGAAATCATAGAAACGACACAGATATACAGTGCCGCAGGAATGTTAAGCGGCATAATAACGAAAAGACCCTACCGTGCGCCGCATCATACCGTATCAGATGTAGCACTGATAGGTGGGGGAAGCAGTATCAGACCCGGCGAGGTGAGCCTTGCCCACAACGGCGTTCTCTTTCTTGATGAATTTCCAGAGTTTAAACGTTCTGCCCTTGAAGCCTTGAGACAACCGATAGAAGACGGAGAAGTTACAATCTCAAGAATTTCAGGAAGCATAACCTTCCCGGCAAAATTCATGCTTGTAGCAGCCATGAATCCCTGTCCCTGCGGTTTTTACGGATTTGAAGACGGTGTTCACTACTGTACATGTTCACCTGCCCAGGTTAAACGCTACCGTTCAAAGGTTTCAGGACCGATACTTGACAGGATAGACATTCACGTATCTTTACCTGCCGTAAAGCCCGAAGAGCTTGCAAAGATGGAAAAGGGCGAATCCTCTGAAAAAATCAGAGAAAGAGTCACAAAAGCCCACGAAAGGCAAAAAGAGAGATTTAAAGGACTGCCGTTTTCGTTCAACGGAAAGATGGACTCAAAAGCCATAAAAAAATTCTGTAAACTTACAGATAAGGCAGAAGAGATACTAAACCGCGCCGTTAAAACCTATGCACTATCTGCGAGAGCTTACAATAGAATCCTAAAACTCTCGTTAACAATAGCAGACCTTGATGAATCAGATATAATCCAGCCAAAACACATCATTGAAGCTCTGGGATTTAGAGAAAACATCTCGGCAAACTAA
- the truD gene encoding tRNA pseudouridine(13) synthase TruD — protein MIEIKKRPKDFIVIEEASFEIDENGTHFLYLLTKKNLTTRELASLLGFSYAGLKDKTAVTVQHVSFPEFKGNYVRENLKDGAYFLKFIGKIPKKIKIGHLKGNRFYIKLHGQKVKPANYFINFYGIQRLKGNVYKGEKLFKKLMEKPGKLKWRENFLIDAFLSFLWNETLKLYLSETVEGKFKNCEGFHFFIPSESLEKIREKVPKFWTIAGYKKDYRESLPFYKKVLSEKDISMDDFIRTLKNLRIKGDFRKTYLPVKAEIKNDFISFSLPKGAYATVYLIFCDFR, from the coding sequence ATGATAGAGATAAAAAAGAGACCCAAAGATTTTATAGTCATTGAAGAAGCTTCTTTTGAAATAGATGAAAACGGAACACACTTTTTATACCTTTTAACAAAGAAGAACCTCACAACGAGAGAGCTTGCATCCCTTTTAGGCTTTTCCTACGCAGGACTCAAAGACAAAACAGCCGTGACAGTTCAGCACGTTTCATTCCCGGAATTTAAAGGCAACTATGTAAGAGAAAATTTAAAAGACGGTGCTTATTTTCTGAAATTTATCGGAAAAATTCCAAAGAAAATAAAAATCGGACACCTGAAGGGAAACCGATTTTACATAAAATTGCACGGGCAAAAGGTTAAACCTGCCAATTACTTCATAAACTTTTACGGAATCCAGAGATTAAAGGGAAACGTTTATAAAGGGGAAAAACTTTTTAAAAAGCTTATGGAAAAACCAGGAAAGCTAAAGTGGCGGGAAAATTTTTTAATAGATGCCTTTCTCTCATTCTTGTGGAATGAAACGCTAAAACTTTACTTATCCGAAACGGTGGAAGGAAAATTTAAAAACTGTGAAGGTTTCCACTTTTTTATACCTTCAGAATCTCTTGAAAAAATCAGAGAAAAAGTCCCAAAATTCTGGACAATTGCAGGTTATAAAAAAGACTACAGGGAAAGTCTGCCCTTCTACAAAAAAGTGCTGTCAGAGAAAGATATCTCAATGGACGATTTCATCAGAACTTTAAAGAATTTGAGAATCAAAGGTGATTTCAGGAAAACTTACCTTCCGGTTAAAGCAGAAATTAAAAACGACTTTATATCTTTTTCCCTTCCGAAAGGCGCCTACGCAACAGTTTATCTAATTTTTTGTGATTTTAGATAA
- a CDS encoding zinc ribbon domain-containing protein: MQIYVFKCNECGKEFEVEIFAPLQVLDVKCPECGSDDVEVINIINICSPFG; encoded by the coding sequence ATGCAGATTTACGTTTTTAAGTGTAATGAGTGCGGGAAAGAGTTTGAAGTTGAAATCTTTGCACCGCTTCAGGTTCTTGATGTTAAGTGTCCCGAATGCGGTTCTGATGATGTTGAGGTGATAAACATCATCAATATCTGTTCACCGTTTGGCTGA
- a CDS encoding DMT family transporter, whose amino-acid sequence MKVKGLLEMLGATSIWGSVPLMGIWSGLPSGVFVFFRVLFAFPFVFYFAVKKDSLKSFFSLKPFWPLLLSGVMLGVNWIFFFWAVKVTDVATVVTIYYAGPVISILLAALFLKEKMNVFTVLSIFLAFAGVAVSSGGFNIDKGALIALLAAVSYGLLGFFSKVSTIHHKAVTVTAWQVLISIFITLPFLFLADWHFTVNGFLVTLFAGVVHTALALFLWYDSLNYIKVSFASILQYLDIVFAVILAYIFLSQVPTERQILGAVLIVSAGVLISLKEVNVEVRKRKTA is encoded by the coding sequence ATGAAAGTTAAGGGTTTGCTTGAAATGTTAGGTGCTACTTCTATATGGGGTAGCGTTCCTCTGATGGGTATATGGTCAGGACTGCCGAGCGGGGTTTTCGTGTTTTTTAGAGTTCTCTTTGCCTTTCCGTTTGTCTTTTACTTTGCAGTTAAAAAGGATTCTCTGAAAAGTTTTTTCAGTCTTAAACCGTTCTGGCCTCTGCTTTTAAGCGGTGTTATGCTCGGCGTTAACTGGATTTTCTTTTTCTGGGCAGTTAAGGTTACAGATGTTGCAACCGTTGTAACCATCTACTATGCAGGTCCTGTTATTTCCATTCTTTTAGCGGCTCTCTTTTTGAAAGAGAAGATGAATGTTTTTACAGTGCTTTCTATCTTTTTAGCCTTTGCCGGTGTCGCTGTCAGCAGCGGCGGATTTAATATAGATAAAGGTGCACTTATTGCACTGCTTGCCGCTGTCAGTTACGGGCTTCTCGGGTTTTTCTCAAAGGTTTCCACAATTCACCATAAAGCAGTTACAGTTACTGCCTGGCAGGTACTTATATCAATTTTTATTACCCTTCCTTTTCTGTTTTTAGCAGACTGGCATTTTACCGTGAACGGTTTTTTGGTTACTCTTTTTGCAGGTGTTGTTCACACGGCACTTGCCCTGTTCCTCTGGTATGATTCTCTTAATTACATTAAGGTTTCGTTTGCTTCTATCCTGCAGTATCTTGATATCGTTTTTGCCGTTATTCTTGCCTATATTTTCCTCTCTCAAGTTCCGACGGAGCGTCAGATTTTGGGCGCTGTTCTGATTGTGTCAGCAGGCGTTTTGATTTCTCTGAAAGAAGTAAATGTTGAAGTCAGGAAGAGAAAAACGGCGTAG
- a CDS encoding endonuclease MutS2, whose amino-acid sequence MFKGVWRHLDFDTLLEKTASLARSEPGRRAVLSITPSTDVSEITEETLITFEFVRLLTERSFPLEAFPDISSVIKKAKVEGAVFSIPEILSVYTVCCQSKIVKKFLNDIRERFPRLSAFSGSLSSFLELRELIDTSIDESGEILDTASSNLRMIREKKRQIADSIKKRLESLVRRNEDICPDQIITIRNGRYVVLAKNSYKKRFSGIVHDRSISGQTVYVEPAFVVDDNNRLRELAAEEEKEIKRILAYISKKIRENRFRISAAFSTLVELDRRYATAEMSRRLKGTLPEISDRIELKDARHPLLVLSQKEVIPVDVKVEKGLVITGPNTGGKTVILKTLGLSVLMFQSGFLIPAAEGSKIRIFKKVRADIGDEQSIEQSLSTFSAHVKNISEILSEADKDTLVLLDELGAGTDPVEGSSLGVAILEYLKEKGAVSIITTHFTPIKLYAYKDDYYEVASVLFDEKSLKPLYRLAYGVIGRSYAFIIAKRYGMPDAVIEKAQKLLSSEDRIASEIVAALESEYRALQNEREEVAKLKEELEREREKLEKEKELLKERGVENLQAYIREFREKSEKLLSEIQDERLRKKVRALIQEAKKKVEAAEEKEIKRAAAEIKPGMIVKIKKTGRKGTVITVDTERGIAKVAIGALKIDMKLNQLEPVIETVAEKKKIRIDAKVPQNFFPEIKLLGMRGDEALDAVEKFLDDARLAGFHRVKIVHGHGTGILKRLVRTYLKDSPYVKSFRGGRIEEGGDGVTIVELK is encoded by the coding sequence ATGTTCAAAGGAGTGTGGCGCCACCTTGATTTTGATACTCTTCTTGAGAAAACTGCCTCCCTTGCCCGAAGTGAACCGGGCAGAAGGGCTGTTCTCTCTATTACACCTTCCACCGATGTTTCGGAGATAACGGAAGAGACACTTATTACATTTGAATTTGTAAGGCTTTTAACAGAAAGGTCTTTTCCCCTTGAAGCTTTTCCCGATATTTCATCGGTTATAAAAAAGGCAAAGGTTGAAGGTGCAGTATTTTCAATTCCGGAAATCCTGTCTGTTTACACTGTCTGCTGCCAGTCAAAGATTGTAAAGAAGTTTCTTAACGACATAAGAGAAAGGTTTCCGAGGCTTTCAGCTTTTTCCGGTTCTCTCTCAAGTTTTCTTGAATTGAGAGAACTTATTGACACTTCCATTGACGAAAGCGGTGAGATTCTTGATACTGCTTCTTCTAACCTTAGAATGATAAGGGAGAAAAAGAGACAGATAGCCGACAGCATAAAGAAACGTCTTGAATCCCTTGTTAGAAGGAACGAAGATATATGTCCCGACCAGATTATAACGATAAGGAACGGTAGATACGTTGTCCTTGCCAAAAACAGTTACAAAAAGCGGTTTTCAGGCATCGTTCACGACCGTTCGATATCGGGACAGACTGTCTATGTTGAACCTGCCTTTGTTGTTGACGATAACAACAGGTTGAGGGAGCTTGCAGCGGAAGAGGAAAAAGAGATAAAGAGGATTCTTGCCTACATAAGCAAGAAGATAAGGGAAAACAGATTCCGCATTTCTGCGGCTTTTTCCACACTTGTTGAACTTGATAGACGGTACGCAACTGCTGAGATGAGCCGCAGATTGAAAGGCACGCTTCCTGAGATTTCGGACAGGATAGAACTTAAAGATGCAAGACATCCGCTTCTCGTCCTTTCACAGAAAGAAGTTATTCCTGTTGATGTAAAGGTTGAAAAAGGCCTTGTCATTACAGGTCCCAATACCGGCGGTAAAACGGTAATACTCAAGACTCTGGGGCTTTCCGTTTTGATGTTTCAATCGGGATTTCTCATACCTGCTGCGGAAGGCAGTAAAATCCGTATTTTTAAAAAAGTAAGGGCAGACATAGGCGACGAACAGAGCATTGAACAGAGTTTGAGCACTTTCAGTGCCCATGTTAAGAACATTTCTGAGATTCTTAGCGAGGCTGATAAAGATACCCTCGTTCTTCTTGATGAGCTCGGTGCCGGAACAGATCCGGTAGAAGGTTCAAGCCTTGGTGTTGCGATACTTGAATACTTAAAAGAAAAAGGCGCCGTTTCAATCATAACGACCCACTTTACGCCGATAAAACTTTACGCTTATAAGGACGACTATTATGAGGTTGCATCTGTTCTCTTTGATGAAAAGAGTTTGAAACCTCTATACCGCCTTGCTTACGGTGTCATAGGCAGAAGCTACGCATTTATCATAGCGAAACGTTACGGAATGCCTGATGCTGTTATAGAAAAGGCGCAGAAGCTTCTATCTTCAGAGGATAGGATTGCATCTGAGATTGTTGCAGCCCTCGAGTCTGAATATAGAGCCCTTCAAAATGAAAGGGAAGAGGTTGCAAAATTAAAAGAAGAGCTTGAAAGAGAAAGAGAAAAGCTTGAAAAAGAAAAAGAACTTTTAAAAGAGAGAGGTGTTGAGAACCTTCAGGCTTACATAAGGGAATTTAGAGAAAAGAGTGAAAAGCTTCTTTCTGAAATTCAGGACGAAAGGCTCAGGAAAAAGGTAAGGGCGCTGATACAGGAAGCTAAAAAGAAAGTGGAAGCGGCGGAAGAAAAAGAGATAAAAAGAGCTGCCGCGGAAATAAAGCCCGGCATGATTGTAAAGATCAAGAAAACAGGAAGGAAAGGAACAGTTATAACTGTTGATACAGAAAGAGGTATAGCAAAGGTTGCGATAGGTGCTTTAAAAATAGATATGAAGTTAAATCAGCTTGAGCCTGTTATTGAAACCGTTGCCGAAAAGAAAAAAATAAGGATAGACGCAAAGGTGCCTCAAAACTTTTTCCCTGAAATTAAACTGCTTGGAATGAGAGGCGATGAGGCACTTGATGCTGTTGAAAAATTCCTTGATGATGCAAGACTTGCGGGATTTCACAGGGTAAAAATCGTTCACGGTCACGGAACAGGCATTTTAAAGCGGCTTGTCAGGACATATCTAAAAGATTCACCTTATGTTAAATCTTTCCGCGGTGGAAGAATAGAAGAAGGCGGTGACGGTGTTACGATTGTGGAGCTGAAATAG
- a CDS encoding GatB/YqeY domain-containing protein, giving the protein MGLKERLIKDMKEAMKARDKVKLSTIRMINSLIKNAEIDKRGELTDEEIVSLLQKYAKQRRESIELYEKGGRQDLVEKEKAELAIVESYLPEQMSEDEIRRIVEEAIAGTGASSPKDLGKVMKVVMPKVKGKADGSVVNRIARELLSGEG; this is encoded by the coding sequence ATGGGATTAAAAGAGAGACTCATTAAAGACATGAAAGAGGCCATGAAGGCCAGGGATAAGGTTAAACTCAGCACCATAAGAATGATAAACTCTCTTATAAAAAACGCTGAGATAGACAAGCGCGGCGAACTTACAGACGAAGAGATTGTTTCTCTGCTTCAAAAGTACGCAAAGCAGAGACGTGAGTCCATAGAACTCTACGAAAAAGGTGGCAGGCAGGATCTCGTAGAGAAGGAAAAGGCAGAGCTTGCCATTGTTGAGTCTTACCTTCCAGAGCAGATGAGTGAAGATGAGATTCGCAGGATAGTTGAGGAAGCCATAGCTGGAACGGGAGCTTCTTCACCGAAGGATTTAGGTAAGGTTATGAAGGTTGTAATGCCAAAGGTAAAAGGAAAGGCTGACGGTTCTGTTGTTAACAGGATTGCAAGAGAACTTCTCTCAGGAGAAGGTTAA
- the rpsU gene encoding 30S ribosomal protein S21 has product MATIYVRDGEPFEKALKRFKKLCEKEGILTEIKRREYYEKPSEKRKRKAMAARKRLIKALKKRGLLPPRGKKKKK; this is encoded by the coding sequence ATGGCAACAATTTACGTCCGTGACGGAGAGCCATTCGAGAAGGCGCTAAAGAGATTCAAGAAGCTGTGCGAAAAGGAGGGTATTCTTACTGAGATTAAGAGGAGAGAATACTACGAGAAGCCAAGTGAAAAGAGAAAGAGAAAGGCTATGGCTGCAAGAAAGCGTCTTATCAAGGCTCTCAAGAAGCGCGGTCTTCTTCCGCCAAGAGGTAAGAAGAAGAAAAAGTAA